From a region of the Acipenser ruthenus unplaced genomic scaffold, fAciRut3.2 maternal haplotype, whole genome shotgun sequence genome:
- the LOC117968288 gene encoding protein S100-B-like, with product MSQLEQAAKAVAEVFYKYAGQDAKKNKLSTEELKALMQKEVTSLKGHDADVTKMLKCLDDNKDGEIDIVEFGTLVGILANGYRK from the exons ATGTCTCAGCTTGAACAGGCAGCCAAGGCCGTGGCCGAGGTGTTCTACAAGTACGCTGGTCAGGATGCCAAGAAAAACAAACTGAGCACCGAGGAGCTGAAGGCACTGATGCAGAAGGAGGTTACTTCCCTG AAAGGTCACGATGCTGATGTCACCAAGATGCTGAAATGCCTGGATGACAACAAGGATGGCGAAATTGACATTGTGGAGTTTGGCACCCTGGTTGGCATTCTCGCCAACGGGTACAGGAAGTGA
- the LOC117395447 gene encoding protein S100-A1-like, whose translation MPSELERCMESLITIFHKYAGKEGCANSLNKKELKELMTNELSNFLKSQKNPAAVDKIMKDLDQNGDQEVDFEEFVALVVGLSISCEQLFRVHLQKQGKK comes from the exons ATGCCTTCTGAACTGGAACGCTGCATGGAGTCCCTCATCACCATCTTCCACAAGTACGCTGGCAAGGAGGGCTGCGCCAACTCCCTGAACAAGAAGGAGCTGAAAGAGCTCATGACCAACGAGCTCAGCAACTTCCTCAAG AGCCAGAAGAACCCAGCGGCGGTGGATAAGATCATGAAGGATCTGGATCAGAATGGAGACCAGGAGGTGGACTTCGAGGAGTTTGTGGCTCTGGTGGTGGGTCTGTCCATCTCCTGTGAGCAGCTCTTCCGAGTCCACCTGCAGAAGCAGGGCAAGAAGTGA
- the LOC117395459 gene encoding protein S100-Z-like — MTQLELAAKAVAEVFNKYAGQDAEKDVLSTEEFKALLQAEIPKLKNINLVQANAMMKRIDDNKSKSIDLKEFGTMVGVLAKGYKKC, encoded by the exons ATGACTCAGCTTGAACTGGCAGCCAAGGCCGTGGCCGAGGTGTTTAACAAGTACGCCGGTCAGGATGCAGAGAAGGACGTGCTCAGCACAGAGGAGTTCAAAGCACTGTTGCAGGCTGAGATTCCCAAGCTG aaaaacattaaTTTAGTTCAAGCGAACGCAATGATGAAGCGCATTGATGACAACAAGAGTAAAAGCATCGACCTGAAGGAGTTTGGCACCATGGTCGGGGTCCTGGCTAAGGGGTATAAAAAGTGTTGA
- the LOC117395453 gene encoding protein S100-A6 has protein sequence MSQLESAVQSLVDVFIKYAEQEGSKNQLSQGELKKLITTELSSGALGKKVGPEEVGELMGQLDKNHDGEVNMQEFCRFIGILAKGYYKSKKKGSP, from the exons ATGTCCCAGCTAGAGTCCGCTGTGCAGTCCCTGGTGGACGTGTTCATCAAATATGCAGAGCAGGAGGGCAGCAAGAACCAGCTGAGCCAGGGGGAGCTGAAGAAACTGATCACGACTGAACTGAGCAGCGGGGCTCTGGGG AAGAAGGTCGGCCCCGAGGAGGTGGGGGAGCTGATGGGGCAGCTGGACAAGAACCACGATGGGGAGGTGAACATGCAGGAGTTCTGCAGGTTCATTGGCATCCTCGCCAAGGGGTACTACAAGAGCAAGAAGAAGGGGAGCCCCTAA
- the LOC117962373 gene encoding protein S100-A1-like: MPSELERCMESLITIFHKYAGKEGRANSLNKRELKDLMTNELSSFLKSQKNPAAVDKIMKDLDQNGDGEVDFEEFVALVVGLSISCEQLFQIHLQKQGKK; this comes from the exons ATGCCTTCTGAACTGGAACGTTGCATGGAGTCCCTCATCACCATCTTCCACAAGTACGCTGGCAAGGAGGGCCGCGCCAACTCACTCAACAAGAGGGAGCTGAAAGATCTTATGACCAACGAGCTCAGCAGCTTCCTCAAG AGCCAGAAGAACCCAGCGGCGGTGGATAAGATCATGAAGGATCTGGATCAGAACGGAGACGGGGAGGTGGACTTCGAGGAGTTTGTGGCTCTGGTAGTTGGTCTGTCCATCTCCTGTGAGCAGCTCTTCCAGATCCACCTGCAGAAGCAGGGCAAGAAGTGA